One region of Aurantimonas sp. HBX-1 genomic DNA includes:
- a CDS encoding thioesterase family protein has product MTASPPAPFRSALMALEPAWIDYNGHLNLAYYHVLFDRGIDGLFDAVGLGEAYRTARGMTTFSVETHVCYLREVPPGSRVSVTSQIVGLDAKRLHVFQEMLHEDGWRAATLESLSLSIDQSGEAPKAAPFPPDVHARIAAMAADHALLPRPDRLGRRISMVRE; this is encoded by the coding sequence ATGACCGCCAGCCCCCCGGCCCCCTTCCGATCCGCCCTGATGGCCCTCGAGCCGGCATGGATCGACTATAACGGCCATCTCAACCTCGCCTACTACCACGTCCTTTTCGACCGCGGCATCGACGGCCTGTTCGACGCCGTCGGGCTGGGCGAGGCCTATCGGACGGCCCGCGGCATGACCACCTTCTCGGTGGAAACGCATGTCTGCTACCTGCGCGAGGTGCCGCCGGGCTCGCGCGTCTCGGTCACCTCGCAGATCGTCGGCCTCGACGCCAAGCGCCTGCACGTCTTCCAGGAGATGCTGCACGAGGACGGCTGGCGGGCTGCCACCCTCGAGAGCCTCAGCCTGTCCATCGACCAGAGCGGCGAGGCGCCGAAGGCGGCACCGTTTCCGCCCGACGTCCATGCGCGCATAGCAGCGATGGCGGCCGACCACGCGCTGCTGCCCCGGCCGGACCGCCTCGGCCGCCGGATTTCGATGGTGCGGGAGTAG
- the hflK gene encoding FtsH protease activity modulator HflK, translated as MPWSNQTGNGGWKGNAGGGGPWGQRPQQPRPGSGGSPDLEDILRRGQDRLRRAIPGGGGGGGSTAGMAGWALLIVAGLAVLWLFKSVYTVQADEVGVEMLFGEPKQQLSEPGLHFMFWPLETVETVPVVESQITIGSGDQGDTSGLMLSGDQNIVDVQFAVLYEIDDPQNFLFNVDDPAAMLRQVSESAMREVVGRRPVQDVFRDDRAGIAEEVRAITQDTLNEYGAGLRINAISIEDAAPPTEVADAFDEVQRAEQDEDRFIEEANRYRNQQIGSARGEAVQIREDAAAYKDRVVQEAEGEAQRFSSILTEFEKAPEVTRKRLFLETMEGVMRGSSKVIMERSATGEQGVLPFLPLNELQRQAPGAAQTQGANRAPATTPGSTAAQQPGAN; from the coding sequence ATGCCCTGGAGCAATCAGACCGGCAATGGCGGCTGGAAGGGTAACGCTGGCGGAGGCGGGCCTTGGGGCCAGCGGCCGCAGCAGCCCCGTCCGGGCAGCGGCGGCTCTCCCGACTTGGAGGATATCCTGCGGCGGGGCCAGGACCGGCTGCGCCGCGCCATTCCGGGCGGCGGTGGCGGTGGCGGCAGCACGGCGGGCATGGCCGGCTGGGCGTTGCTGATCGTCGCGGGTCTCGCGGTGCTCTGGCTGTTCAAGTCGGTCTACACGGTCCAGGCCGACGAGGTCGGCGTCGAGATGCTGTTCGGCGAGCCGAAGCAGCAGCTTTCCGAGCCGGGCCTGCACTTCATGTTCTGGCCGCTCGAAACGGTCGAGACCGTCCCAGTGGTCGAAAGTCAGATCACTATCGGCAGCGGCGACCAGGGCGACACGTCCGGTCTGATGCTCTCCGGCGACCAGAACATCGTCGACGTGCAGTTTGCCGTACTCTACGAGATCGACGATCCGCAGAACTTCCTCTTCAACGTCGACGATCCGGCCGCCATGCTGCGGCAGGTTTCCGAGAGCGCCATGCGCGAAGTCGTCGGCCGTCGCCCGGTCCAGGACGTCTTTCGTGACGATCGCGCCGGGATTGCCGAGGAAGTCCGTGCGATCACCCAGGACACGCTGAACGAGTACGGCGCCGGGCTGCGCATCAACGCCATCTCCATCGAGGACGCGGCACCGCCCACCGAGGTGGCCGACGCGTTCGACGAGGTGCAGCGCGCCGAGCAGGACGAGGACCGCTTTATCGAGGAGGCGAACCGCTACCGCAACCAGCAGATCGGCTCGGCCCGCGGCGAGGCGGTGCAGATCCGCGAAGACGCCGCCGCCTACAAGGACCGCGTCGTGCAGGAGGCCGAGGGTGAGGCCCAGCGTTTCTCCTCCATCCTTACCGAGTTCGAGAAGGCACCGGAGGTGACCCGCAAGCGGCTGTTCCTGGAGACGATGGAGGGCGTGATGCGCGGCTCCAGCAAGGTGATCATGGAGCGTAGCGCGACCGGCGAGCAGGGCGTGCTTCCGTTCCTGCCGCTGAACGAACTGCAGCGCCAGGCACCCGGCGCCGCCCAGACGCAGGGCGCCAATAGGGCCCCTGCGACGACCCCGGGCAGCACCGCCGCCCAGCAGCCGGGAGCAAACTGA
- a CDS encoding FAD-binding oxidoreductase has product MALQDILAERPVRREGIGNAVAILRQRFGERLVTGEDVRRAHAHSTTYLPNQMPDAVVFAESEAEVQEIVRICGDHETPIVAFGTGSSLEGHINAPQGGISLDLSRMDRVLAVHPEDLDCVVEPGVTREALNAYLRDTGLFFPIDPGANASLGGMAATRASGTNAVRYGTMRDNVIGLTAVMADGRVIRTARRAKKTSAGYDLTRLLVGSEGTLGIITSLNLKLYGIPETILAGVCPFPDVDSACNAVIQTIQLGLPVARIELLDTQSMQATIAYAQLDLEARPSLFLEFHGSPAGVAEQAELFAAIADEHGGGPFRSAERAEDRAKLWKARHDLYWAAQGLRPGAKAIATDVCVPISRLAECIAETQADIAASGLLAPIVGHVGDGNFHTTLLLDVDDPREIAAAEGFMARLAERAVAMDGTCTGEHGVGQGKRGYLRGELGDAVDVMRAIKLALDPKDILNPGKILP; this is encoded by the coding sequence ATGGCGCTTCAGGACATACTGGCCGAACGCCCGGTGCGGCGGGAAGGCATCGGCAACGCCGTCGCCATCCTGCGGCAGCGGTTCGGCGAGCGGCTGGTGACCGGCGAGGACGTGCGCCGGGCGCATGCGCATTCGACCACCTACCTGCCGAACCAGATGCCCGACGCGGTGGTGTTCGCCGAGTCCGAGGCGGAGGTGCAGGAGATCGTCCGGATCTGCGGCGACCACGAGACCCCGATCGTCGCCTTCGGCACCGGCTCGTCGCTCGAGGGGCACATCAACGCGCCGCAGGGCGGCATCTCGCTCGACCTGTCGCGCATGGACAGGGTGCTCGCGGTCCATCCCGAGGATCTCGACTGCGTCGTCGAGCCGGGCGTCACGCGCGAGGCGCTGAACGCCTATCTGCGCGACACCGGCCTGTTCTTCCCGATCGACCCCGGCGCCAATGCCAGTCTCGGCGGCATGGCGGCGACCCGGGCTTCGGGCACCAACGCGGTGCGCTACGGCACGATGCGCGACAACGTCATCGGGCTGACGGCGGTGATGGCCGACGGCCGGGTGATCCGCACCGCACGGCGCGCCAAGAAGACCTCCGCCGGCTACGACCTGACGCGGCTCCTGGTCGGCTCGGAAGGCACGCTCGGCATCATCACCAGCCTCAACCTGAAGCTCTACGGCATTCCCGAGACGATCCTCGCCGGCGTCTGCCCGTTTCCGGACGTCGACAGCGCCTGCAACGCGGTGATCCAGACCATCCAGCTCGGCCTGCCGGTGGCGCGGATCGAACTGCTCGACACTCAGTCGATGCAAGCGACGATCGCCTATGCGCAGCTCGACCTCGAGGCGCGGCCGTCGCTGTTCCTGGAGTTCCACGGCTCGCCGGCCGGCGTCGCCGAGCAGGCCGAGCTGTTCGCCGCGATCGCCGACGAGCACGGCGGCGGGCCGTTCCGCAGCGCCGAGCGGGCCGAGGACCGGGCGAAGCTGTGGAAGGCCCGGCACGACCTCTACTGGGCGGCGCAGGGTCTGCGGCCGGGGGCGAAGGCGATTGCCACCGACGTCTGCGTGCCGATCTCGCGGCTCGCCGAATGCATCGCCGAGACGCAGGCGGACATCGCGGCTTCCGGCCTGCTGGCGCCGATCGTCGGCCATGTCGGCGACGGCAATTTCCACACGACGCTGCTACTCGACGTCGACGATCCGCGCGAGATCGCGGCGGCGGAGGGGTTCATGGCCCGGCTCGCGGAACGCGCCGTCGCCATGGACGGCACCTGCACCGGCGAGCACGGCGTCGGCCAGGGCAAGCGCGGCTATCTGCGGGGCGAGCTCGGCGATGCGGTGGACGTGATGCGGGCCATCAAGCTGGCCCTCGATCCGAAGGATATTCTCAACCCCGGCAAGATCTTACCCTGA
- a CDS encoding DUF4169 family protein — protein sequence MADIVNLRRARKDRQRLAAERQAEDNRVRHGMPKALRETARIEAARRERALDGAAFAPGRDAEAGSPPRQASPAGPAAEDPPKR from the coding sequence ATGGCCGATATCGTCAACCTCCGGCGCGCCCGCAAGGATCGCCAGAGGCTGGCTGCCGAGCGCCAGGCCGAGGACAACCGCGTGCGCCACGGCATGCCGAAGGCGCTGCGCGAGACGGCCCGCATCGAGGCGGCGCGTCGGGAACGCGCCCTCGACGGCGCGGCGTTCGCCCCCGGCCGCGACGCCGAGGCGGGGTCGCCGCCACGTCAGGCCAGCCCCGCCGGTCCGGCGGCAGAAGACCCGCCGAAACGATGA
- a CDS encoding SspB family protein — protein sequence MGQDLIRYDVLAQDALRGVIRKVIGEVVKTGLPGDHHFFITFLTSAPGVRISSRLREKYPELMTIVIQHQYWDLQVNDTAFEVGLSFSDIPERLLVPFSAIRGFYDPAVNFELEFDVRGMDAANEQPELVGEEAGEPAKPQSIAPARAAKPTKLPGKGKAVAATAESKADAAGEADGKAGNKKEAEVVSLDAFRKKP from the coding sequence ATGGGCCAGGATCTCATCCGTTACGATGTTCTAGCGCAGGACGCTCTGCGGGGCGTGATCCGCAAGGTCATCGGCGAAGTCGTCAAGACCGGCCTGCCCGGCGACCATCATTTCTTCATCACCTTCCTGACCTCGGCTCCCGGCGTGCGGATCTCCTCGCGGCTGCGCGAGAAGTACCCCGAGCTGATGACAATCGTGATTCAGCACCAGTACTGGGACCTGCAGGTCAACGACACGGCCTTCGAGGTCGGCCTCTCCTTCTCCGACATTCCCGAGCGCCTGCTGGTGCCGTTCAGCGCCATTCGCGGCTTCTACGACCCGGCCGTCAATTTCGAGCTGGAGTTCGACGTTCGCGGCATGGATGCGGCCAACGAGCAGCCGGAACTCGTCGGCGAGGAAGCGGGCGAGCCGGCCAAGCCGCAGTCCATCGCCCCGGCCCGCGCCGCCAAGCCGACCAAGCTGCCCGGCAAGGGCAAGGCCGTCGCAGCCACCGCCGAGAGCAAGGCCGACGCTGCCGGCGAGGCCGACGGCAAGGCCGGCAACAAGAAGGAAGCCGAAGTGGTTTCCCTCGACGCCTTCCGCAAGAAGCCCTGA
- a CDS encoding dihydrofolate reductase, with the protein MSHDADSRGRPALVAVVAMAENGVIGRDGAMPWSVPSDLKRYRSLTMGKPMIMGRKTLESIGRVLDGRDTIVLTRSASVPFDGAIVADSPEAALALATERAKTRGADEIVIAGGGEIYRAFMDRLDRLLVTEIAAAPEGDAVFPPIDPALWEKVFEAPAERGERDSAASRFRIYERRAAGAGSPPA; encoded by the coding sequence GTGAGCCACGATGCGGACAGTCGCGGCAGGCCGGCCCTCGTCGCCGTCGTCGCGATGGCCGAGAACGGCGTCATCGGTCGCGACGGCGCGATGCCGTGGTCGGTGCCCAGCGACCTCAAGCGCTACCGCAGCCTCACCATGGGCAAGCCGATGATCATGGGCCGCAAGACGCTGGAATCGATCGGCCGCGTCCTCGACGGTCGCGACACGATCGTCCTGACGCGGTCCGCCAGCGTGCCGTTCGACGGCGCGATCGTCGCCGATTCGCCGGAAGCGGCGCTGGCGCTGGCCACCGAACGGGCGAAAACACGCGGCGCCGACGAGATCGTGATCGCCGGCGGCGGCGAAATCTACCGCGCCTTCATGGACCGGCTCGACCGGCTGCTGGTCACCGAGATCGCCGCCGCGCCCGAGGGCGACGCGGTGTTTCCGCCGATCGACCCGGCCCTTTGGGAAAAGGTGTTCGAAGCACCCGCCGAGCGCGGCGAAAGGGACAGCGCGGCGAGCCGCTTCAGGATTTACGAGCGCCGGGCGGCCGGCGCGGGATCGCCGCCCGCCTGA
- a CDS encoding AsmA-like C-terminal region-containing protein, whose translation MAAEEGSRNLVRVFVFFGGLLVLALVAALVAPFFIDWTAYRAHFEREASSILGRDVVVRGAASARLLPFPSVTFEDVEVMGEGGAPLLTVDRFRMDAELAPYLSGEIFIYAMTLDRPQLRLPIRPDGGVDLVVVKPAIPNGATVVLDNVSVNDGTVVIEQGSTGRRHELSDLNATLSADSLAGPVAGRGTFETGGETVAFSVSTGTLQADGGLPLHVEVANASLAAQLLLDGAATMQAGLPHFAGTARLVRPWQPPQAPVEGSVDPFRPAETSQAEAAAVAALPLRATGAIELSPRVAEFTDIRLEAGASEQPYLLTGKGRLNFAGVPRFSLSLEGEQVDVDQVAGGADPAAPDAAPLDLAQRVEAMRQVLAEIPRPGMAGTVEITLPVVVAGDTTIRDVAFAASPTGNGWALPRFTAELPGRTRLEADGIVGLDEAFSFRGNLLLASQQPSGFSDWLSGAVDPAIRTLGRAGLSASAELTSERQVFEDLEIDIGGDQLAGRLERTKDGETTTIVADLAGKAVDLDALQALSRLLTGSADSLATADRFDVSLRAGPVSYAGTAADRIEADVVYDGETLAIDTLEVTGLAGASLTAAGRLTDLSGAAAGELAVSLESDAPDRFIALLQTRFPGVPLLEALGHRADRLAPLRLAGEVRTIEADGAGRPTLHVRLDGTADGTKIDLTSAVENGLYARRESGRFGLDLRLENDRPAVLLEQLGIEAIDVGAPAPLEAELSLSAAATGPVVTTATLRAPGSEASFDGVVEVTPSGVEGVEASVYLDSEDASPWMLTTGIDLAQGLAAIPVDVSGSVVYGEGDWALNAISGAIGDTDVGADLVKAAGEAFTGTVRVGSLSLPWLAELVYGRAIDEGGAGTGWPDAAFGPPRLPEIPFEVSLQSDFLDLGGPLLKDFSATVSGSGDRLAFEAARGAGLGGNLSGRLELRNAAGIGGLSLEARSDDLEIGALWPALVAGEGAGRLGGEVRIEGAGQSYAAMVAGLTGAGRVTVRDIVLPGIPETVLPPLLAAADAEGFAPEADTAEALAALSADQRFGVEELATEFSVAAGTVRFAPVTLRRDDATLTLAGSVDLAAMTAAGDFSLLIDPGDDRVAGAEPAVAYTLEGPLAAPTLSRDVAALTNYLSVRALEREQARVEAMQESLQERLRLRREARFYRWQEAEAARITEERRLVAEEAERRRAEAAAEAERRAAEAAAAERREAEAAAAAEAERQRAAAAEAARQREAESAAAARRERQAAEERPRQAPEPAPRPPAAASQGQPLDFDRPLPGTPPPAVDDNFLPGVQDPLRF comes from the coding sequence ATCGCAGCAGAAGAAGGGAGCCGGAACCTGGTCAGAGTCTTCGTCTTCTTCGGCGGTCTCCTGGTGCTTGCGCTGGTGGCGGCGCTGGTGGCGCCGTTCTTCATCGACTGGACGGCCTATCGCGCGCATTTCGAACGCGAGGCGTCGTCGATCCTCGGCCGCGACGTGGTGGTGCGCGGCGCCGCGTCGGCGCGACTGCTGCCCTTCCCGTCGGTGACCTTCGAGGATGTCGAGGTGATGGGCGAGGGCGGCGCGCCGCTGCTGACGGTCGACCGCTTCCGGATGGACGCAGAACTCGCCCCCTACCTCTCCGGCGAGATCTTCATCTACGCCATGACCCTCGATCGGCCGCAGCTGCGCCTGCCGATCCGCCCGGATGGCGGCGTCGACCTGGTGGTCGTGAAGCCGGCGATCCCGAACGGCGCGACGGTGGTGCTCGACAACGTCTCGGTGAATGACGGGACGGTGGTGATCGAGCAGGGCTCGACCGGCCGGCGGCACGAGCTTTCCGACCTGAACGCGACGCTGTCGGCCGATTCCCTTGCCGGCCCCGTCGCCGGACGCGGCACGTTCGAGACGGGTGGCGAGACGGTCGCCTTCTCGGTTTCCACCGGGACGCTGCAGGCGGACGGCGGCCTGCCGCTGCACGTGGAGGTCGCGAACGCCTCGCTCGCGGCGCAGCTGCTGCTCGACGGGGCTGCCACCATGCAGGCCGGGCTGCCGCACTTTGCCGGCACGGCGCGGCTCGTCCGGCCCTGGCAGCCGCCGCAGGCGCCGGTCGAGGGTTCGGTCGATCCGTTCCGCCCGGCGGAGACCTCTCAAGCCGAGGCTGCGGCCGTCGCGGCGCTGCCCTTGCGCGCGACCGGCGCGATCGAGTTGTCGCCGCGGGTCGCCGAGTTCACCGACATCAGGCTGGAGGCGGGAGCCAGCGAGCAGCCCTATCTTCTGACCGGCAAGGGCCGGCTGAACTTTGCCGGCGTGCCGCGATTCTCGCTGTCGCTGGAGGGCGAGCAGGTCGATGTCGACCAGGTGGCCGGCGGGGCCGATCCGGCGGCGCCGGACGCAGCGCCGCTCGATCTTGCCCAGCGCGTGGAGGCGATGCGCCAGGTGCTCGCCGAGATTCCCAGGCCGGGCATGGCCGGGACAGTCGAGATTACCCTGCCGGTGGTGGTGGCCGGCGACACGACGATCCGCGATGTCGCCTTCGCCGCCAGCCCGACGGGCAACGGTTGGGCGCTGCCGCGCTTCACCGCCGAACTGCCCGGCCGAACGCGGCTCGAGGCGGACGGCATCGTCGGTCTCGACGAGGCCTTCAGCTTCCGCGGCAACCTGCTCCTCGCCTCGCAGCAGCCGTCGGGCTTCTCCGACTGGCTGAGCGGCGCGGTCGACCCGGCGATCCGCACGCTCGGCCGCGCCGGCCTGTCCGCCAGCGCCGAACTCACGAGCGAGAGGCAGGTCTTCGAGGATCTGGAGATCGACATCGGCGGCGACCAGCTGGCCGGGCGCCTGGAGCGCACCAAGGACGGCGAGACGACGACGATCGTGGCCGACCTCGCCGGCAAGGCGGTGGATCTCGACGCCCTGCAGGCCCTGTCGCGGCTGCTCACCGGCAGCGCCGATTCGCTCGCCACCGCCGACCGGTTCGACGTGTCGCTCCGGGCCGGGCCGGTGAGCTACGCGGGCACCGCTGCCGATCGGATCGAGGCCGACGTCGTCTATGACGGCGAGACGCTCGCCATCGACACGCTGGAGGTGACGGGGCTCGCGGGGGCGTCGCTCACCGCCGCCGGCCGCCTGACCGATCTCTCCGGCGCGGCGGCGGGCGAACTGGCGGTGTCGCTGGAGTCCGACGCGCCGGACCGCTTCATCGCGCTCTTGCAGACGCGGTTTCCGGGCGTGCCGCTGCTCGAGGCGCTCGGCCATCGGGCCGACCGGCTCGCACCGCTGCGCCTGGCCGGGGAGGTGCGCACCATCGAGGCCGATGGCGCCGGGCGGCCCACGCTGCACGTGCGCCTCGACGGAACCGCCGACGGCACCAAGATCGACCTGACGTCGGCGGTCGAGAACGGGCTCTACGCGCGGCGCGAGAGCGGGCGCTTCGGGCTCGACCTGCGGCTCGAGAACGACCGGCCGGCCGTTTTGCTGGAGCAACTCGGCATCGAGGCGATCGACGTCGGCGCGCCGGCGCCGCTGGAGGCCGAACTGTCGCTCTCGGCAGCGGCGACCGGACCGGTGGTGACAACTGCGACGCTACGCGCGCCGGGCAGCGAGGCGAGCTTCGACGGCGTCGTCGAGGTGACCCCGTCCGGCGTCGAGGGCGTCGAGGCCTCGGTGTATCTCGACAGCGAGGACGCCTCGCCATGGATGCTGACCACCGGCATCGATCTCGCCCAGGGCCTTGCCGCCATCCCCGTCGATGTCAGCGGCAGCGTCGTCTACGGGGAGGGCGACTGGGCGCTGAACGCCATTTCAGGGGCCATCGGCGACACCGATGTCGGCGCCGATCTGGTCAAGGCGGCGGGCGAGGCCTTCACCGGCACCGTAAGGGTCGGCAGCCTGTCGCTGCCATGGCTGGCGGAGCTGGTCTACGGACGCGCGATCGACGAAGGTGGCGCCGGCACCGGCTGGCCGGACGCGGCCTTCGGGCCCCCGCGCCTGCCGGAAATTCCGTTCGAGGTCTCGCTGCAGAGCGATTTTCTCGACCTCGGCGGGCCGCTGCTGAAGGATTTCTCCGCCACCGTCTCGGGATCAGGCGACAGGCTCGCCTTCGAGGCGGCGCGCGGCGCGGGCCTGGGGGGGAACCTTTCGGGCCGGCTCGAACTGCGCAATGCCGCCGGCATCGGCGGGCTGTCGCTGGAGGCACGGTCGGACGATCTCGAGATCGGGGCGCTCTGGCCCGCCCTCGTCGCCGGGGAGGGCGCCGGGCGCCTCGGCGGCGAAGTCCGGATCGAGGGCGCCGGGCAATCCTACGCGGCGATGGTCGCCGGCCTTACCGGGGCAGGGCGGGTCACCGTCCGCGACATCGTGCTGCCGGGCATTCCCGAGACCGTGCTGCCGCCGTTGCTCGCGGCGGCAGACGCCGAGGGCTTCGCACCTGAGGCGGACACGGCCGAAGCGCTCGCGGCGCTTTCCGCCGACCAACGTTTCGGCGTGGAGGAACTCGCGACCGAGTTTTCGGTGGCTGCCGGAACGGTGCGTTTTGCGCCGGTCACGCTGCGCCGGGACGATGCGACCCTGACCCTGGCGGGCAGTGTCGACCTCGCCGCGATGACGGCGGCCGGCGATTTCTCGCTGCTGATCGATCCCGGCGACGATCGGGTGGCCGGCGCCGAGCCGGCGGTGGCCTACACGCTCGAGGGCCCGCTGGCGGCGCCGACCCTGTCGCGCGATGTCGCGGCGCTGACCAACTATCTTTCGGTGCGGGCGCTGGAGCGCGAGCAGGCCCGCGTCGAGGCGATGCAGGAGAGCCTGCAGGAGCGGCTGCGCCTGCGCCGCGAGGCGCGGTTCTATCGCTGGCAGGAAGCCGAGGCGGCCCGCATCACCGAGGAGCGCCGGCTGGTGGCCGAGGAAGCCGAGCGCCGGCGCGCCGAAGCGGCCGCGGAAGCCGAACGCCGCGCCGCCGAGGCGGCCGCGGCGGAACGGCGTGAAGCGGAAGCCGCGGCAGCGGCGGAAGCCGAACGTCAGCGCGCGGCAGCGGCGGAAGCTGCCCGGCAGCGCGAGGCGGAGTCCGCTGCGGCGGCGCGGCGCGAGCGCCAGGCCGCCGAGGAGCGGCCTCGCCAGGCGCCGGAGCCGGCGCCGCGTCCGCCGGCAGCTGCCAGCCAGGGCCAGCCCCTCGATTTCGACCGGCCGCTGCCGGGAACGCCGCCACCGGCGGTCGACGACAATTTCCTGCCCGGGGTGCAGGATCCGCTGCGATTCTGA
- a CDS encoding thymidylate synthase — MRQYLELLGRVMETGTDRPDRTGTGTRSVFGHQMRFDLAAGFPMLTTKRLHWKSIVHELLWFLKGDTNIAYLNANGVRIWDEWADADGELGPVYGAQWRSWPDYQGGHIDQIAKVVNDIRTNPHSRRLIVSAWNPALVDEMALPPCHCLFQFYVADGRLSCQLYQRSADIFLGVPFNIASYALLTAMVAQATGLEPGDFVHTLGDAHLYADHFEQARLQLTREPLALPTLKLDPAVTDLFAFTFDDIALEGYEAHAHIKAKVAV, encoded by the coding sequence ATGCGCCAGTACCTGGAACTCCTCGGCCGCGTCATGGAGACCGGGACCGACCGGCCCGACCGGACCGGCACCGGCACCCGCTCGGTGTTCGGCCACCAGATGCGCTTCGACCTCGCCGCCGGCTTCCCGATGCTCACCACCAAGCGGCTGCACTGGAAGTCGATCGTCCACGAACTGCTGTGGTTCCTGAAGGGCGACACCAACATCGCCTATCTCAACGCCAACGGCGTGCGGATCTGGGACGAATGGGCCGATGCCGACGGCGAGCTCGGCCCGGTCTACGGGGCGCAGTGGCGCTCCTGGCCGGACTACCAGGGCGGGCACATCGACCAGATCGCCAAGGTGGTGAACGATATCCGCACCAATCCGCACTCGCGGCGGCTGATCGTCTCGGCGTGGAACCCGGCCCTCGTGGACGAGATGGCGCTGCCGCCGTGCCACTGCCTGTTCCAGTTCTACGTCGCCGACGGCCGCCTGTCCTGCCAGCTCTACCAGCGCTCGGCCGACATCTTCCTCGGCGTGCCCTTCAATATCGCCTCCTATGCGCTGCTGACCGCGATGGTGGCGCAGGCGACCGGGCTCGAGCCCGGCGACTTCGTCCACACGCTGGGCGACGCGCATCTCTATGCCGACCATTTCGAGCAGGCGCGGCTGCAGCTGACGCGCGAGCCGCTAGCGCTGCCGACGCTGAAGCTCGACCCGGCCGTCACCGACCTCTTCGCCTTCACCTTCGACGACATCGCGCTGGAGGGCTACGAGGCGCACGCCCACATCAAGGCGAAGGTGGCGGTGTGA
- a CDS encoding ribbon-helix-helix domain-containing protein, which yields MITKRSVSIRGHATSISVEDRFWERLRIIAGERGLSLAAQIAEIDAARAPGTNLSSAIRLFILDDALSRIG from the coding sequence ATGATCACCAAGCGGTCCGTGTCGATTCGCGGTCATGCGACCTCGATCAGCGTCGAGGACCGGTTCTGGGAACGGCTGCGGATCATTGCCGGCGAGCGCGGCCTGTCGCTGGCGGCGCAGATTGCCGAGATCGACGCGGCCCGGGCGCCCGGCACCAACCTCTCCTCCGCCATCCGGCTGTTCATCCTCGACGACGCGCTGTCCCGGATCGGCTGA